In the Gopherus flavomarginatus isolate rGopFla2 chromosome 6, rGopFla2.mat.asm, whole genome shotgun sequence genome, one interval contains:
- the IPMK gene encoding inositol polyphosphate multikinase isoform X2: MDVKIGQKSYDPYASAEKIQQQVSKYPLMEEIGFLVLGMRVYHIHSDSYETQNQHYGRSLTKETIKDGMSRFFHNGYCLRKDAVAASIQKIEKILQWFESQEQLNFYASSLLFVYEGSCQLTATRLSDGTLAEKRIVPKGLLQDGDLLEYNNNIHVINSTENGKIEASVGKSLPKIYAFHKKAYSKRHHSQISLKAENLEQDNVWKSSTCISQEHLNGNVIPQLEKVFCHMPKEMKENADVEVRMIDFAHVFPSNTKDKGYIYGLKNLITVLQNILDN; the protein is encoded by the exons ATGGATGTGAAAATAGGCCAGAAAAGTTATGATCCATATGCGTCAGCTGAGAAGATTCAGCAACAGGTCAGCAAGTACCCACTAATGGAAGAAATTGGGTTCTTGGTGCTAGGCATGAGG GTTTACCATATTCATTCCGACAGTTATGAGACACAAAACCAGCACTATGGAAGAAGCTTaacaaaagaaacaataaaagaTG GAATGTCTAGGTTTTTTCATAATGGGTACTGCTTGAGAAAAGATGCTGTTGCTGCCAGTATtcaaaagattgaaaaaatctTGCAGTGGTTTGAGAGCCAGGAGCAGCTTAACTTCTATGCAAGTTCGTTACTGTTTGTTTATGAAGGTTCCTGTCAGCTGACAGCCACAAGGTTGAGTGATGGCActttagcagagaagagaatagTGCCTAAAGGATTGTTACAAGATGGAGACTTACTGGagtataataataatattcaTGTAATAAATTCTACAGAGAATGGAAAAATAGAGGCTTCTGTAGGTAAAAGCTTGCCTAAAATTTATGCATTTCACAAAAAGGCATATTCAAAGAGGCACCACAGTCAGATCTCACTAAAAGCTGAAAACCTGGAGCAAGACAATGTATGGAAAAGCAGCACTTGCATTTCCCAAGAACATCTAAATGGAAATGTTATACCCCAACTGGAAAAGGTTTTCTGCCATATGCCCAAAGAGATGAAGGAAAATGCAGATGTAGaagtcagaatgatagatttTGCTCATGTGTTTCCTAGTAACACAAAGGACAAGGGCTACATTTATGGTCTGAAGAATTTAATTACTGTacttcaaaatattttggatAACTAA